In Oncorhynchus gorbuscha isolate QuinsamMale2020 ecotype Even-year linkage group LG02, OgorEven_v1.0, whole genome shotgun sequence, a single genomic region encodes these proteins:
- the LOC124006256 gene encoding complement factor B-like, which yields MILSDCWSLCAALLICPLYMGVSVLCEVFCEEEDVGMEGGHYTLTKKLEYGSMLIYHCPEGYYPYPALTRLCQKSGTWSPTPHKRPVQKCRMVECPNPLVLESGYVFPLQMQYFVNNETTYECYTGYTLRGSSSRVCQPNGKWSGGTPICRHDSGGGERCADPGIPAGARRSGSGFGIEDKVTYHCDDGLHLLGSKERVCLENGQWTGTEPKCYYKHTYDTALEVTEAFGSAIRESLQLAAPIDDTDQEGKKITIDKAGKLNIYIAMDISDSIEEDQFNKARNAVKKLITKVSSFAVSPNYEILFFASDVFEVVNILDFLGEKRKTLEEVLADLDNFNYGDRQNVGTNLNLAFKTILERMAIQKQRNETLFKEVHHVLIFFTDGAFNMGGRPDDTVAKVREMVYMNQKEERDQYLDIYVFGVGSEIFDEDIQPLVTKRDNEDHYFKLKDGTELEETFDKIIDESKVVGLCGLHRNYDHDTADTIRIRYPWLARIGIPHEDGSYGKCMGSLVTPRFILTAAHCFKFTDTADKIKITIGKNTVLKGSRLILHPNYDIKAKEKDGVKEFYDYDIALIKLKNDVDISINVRPICIPCTKETSGALRLSGEEITCKQQEELLLKNQFEEVSFMSHDKDRENNYDQRSDAKLKLLDQRANCIELATKVDGITSDNLKDVVTENFLCSGGRQPTRDHVACKGDSGGALFKNYDDYRTIQVGLISWGSRNLCPDGNNDVQQESDDDSRDFHINLFKVVPFLKKHLGDDTQDYAPLQFLDK from the exons ATGATTCTTTCTGATTGCTGGAGTTTGTGTGCAGCGCTGCTGATATGTCCTCTTTATATGG GTGTCAGTGTTCTGTGTGAAGTCTTCTGTGAAGAGGAGGATGTGGGCATGGAAGGAGGTCATTACACTCTTACCAAGAAGCTTGAGTATGGGAGTATGCTGATATACCACTGTCCAGAAGGGTACTATCCCTATCCAGCTTTAACTCGCTTGTGTCAGAAAAGTGGAACTTGGTCACCAACTCCCCATAAAAGGCCTGTACAAAAGTGCAGGA TGGTTGAATGCCCAAACCCCTTGGTTTTGGAAAGTGGTTATGTCTTTCCTTTACAAATGCAATATTTTGTCAACAATGAGACCACATATGAGTGCTACACTGGATACACATTACGTGGCTCATCCTCCCGTGTGTGCCAACCCAATGGGAAGTGGAGTGGGGGAACACCCATTTGCAGACATGACT CAGGAGGCGGAGAGCGTTGTGCTGACCCTGGGATTCCGGCCGGTGCTAGGAGGTCTGGGTCAGGTTTTGGCATAGAAGACAAAGTGACATACCACTGTGACGATGGCTTACATTTGCTGGGGTCAAAGGAGCGTGTATGTCTAGAGAATGGCCAATGGACTGGGACTGAGCCTAAATGTTACT ACAAGCACACGTATGACACTGCACTGGAGGTCACGGAGGCATTCGGCAGTGCAATCAGAGAGAGCCTTCAGTTGGCAGCGCCCATCG ATGACACAGATCAGGAAGGAAAGAAGATCACGATCGATAAAGCTGGAAAGCTAAACATATACATTGCTATGGACATCTCTGACAGCATTGAGGAGGATCAGTTTAACAAAGCAAGAAATGCTGTCAAGAAACTTATCACAAAG GTCAGCTCCTTCGCAGTCAGCCCAAATTACGAAATCCTTTTCTTCGCATCTGACGTATTCGAAGTTGTCAACATATTAGATTTTTTGGGAGaaaaaagaaaaacacttgaagaAGTCTTGGCTGACTTGGACAACTTTAATTATGGAG ACAGACAAAATGTTGGGACCAATCTCAACCTTGCTTTTAAAACCATCCTGGAACGCATGGCTATCCAAAAACAACGGAATGAAACTTTATTCAAAGAGGTCCACCACGTCCTCATATTTTTCacagatg GTGCTTTCAACATGGGGGGTAGGCCCGATGACACAGTGGCCAAAGTCAGGGAAATGGTCTACATGAATCAAAAGGAAGAAAGGGATCAATATCTTG ataTCTATGTTTTTGGTGTTGGAAGTGAAATCTTTGATGAAGATATCCAGCCACTTGTGACAAAACGGGATAATGAGGACCACTACTTTAAACTAAAGGATGGTACAGAATTGGAAGAAACCTTTGATAAAATAATTG aTGAGAGCAAGGTTGTGGGTCTATGCGGGCTCCATAGAAACTACGATCATGACACCGCAGACACCATACGTATAAGATACCCCTGGTTGGCAAGGATTGGCATCCCG CATGAGGATGGAAGCTATGGTAAATGCATGGGGTCTCTGGTCACTCCCCGCTTCATCTTGACTGCTGCTCACTGCTTCAAGTTCACAGACACAGCAGATAAAATCAAGATTACGATTGGCAAAAATACAG TTCTAAAAGGATCACGCCTAATATTACACCCCAATTATGATATCAAAGCCAAAGAGAAAGACGGGGTAAAGGAGTTCTATGATTATGACATAGCTCTCATCAAACTGAAGAATGATGTGGATATCTCTATCAACGTAAG ACCGATTTGCATACCTTGCACCAAGGAAACAAGTGGTGCTTTAAGATTGTCGGGAGAGGAAATCACTTGCAAGCAACAAG AAGAGCTCTTGTTAAAAAATCAATTTGAAGAAGTCAGTTTCATGTCACATGATAAGGACAGGGAAAACAATTATGATCAGCGGAGCGATGCCAAACTTAAGCTCCTGGATCAG AGGGCGAATTGTATTGAATTGGCTACTAAGGTAGATGGCATAACGTCAGATAATCTGAAGGATGTTGTCACTGAAAACTTCCTGTGCTCGGGTGGTCGTCAACCTACTAGAGATCATGTTGCCTGCAAAG gtgACTCCGGTGGTGCTCTGTTTAAGAACTATGATGATTATCGCACAATCCAG GTTGGATTGATCAGCTGGGGCTCCAGAAATCTGTGCCCTGATGGTAACAACGACGTCCAACAGGAGTCTGACGATGACTCCAGAGATTTCCACATCAACCTTTTTAAAGTTGTGCCATTTCTGAAGAAGCATCTGGGGGATGACACACAAGATTATGCACCACTTCAGTTTTTAGACAAATAG
- the LOC124006243 gene encoding phosphofurin acidic cluster sorting protein 1-like isoform X1: protein MTEGIFFHIQNTSSMSERGGIPRTGGTPSPHMQPYKTVTIVPNRPVQMNLYATWEIDRSSPSCVPRLFTVTLKKLVMLQELDRDLTSVVIAVKLQGSKRILRSNEILLSSPGLTETDLQLTFSLQYPHFLKRDANRLQIMLQRRKRYKNRTILGYKTLALGLINMAEVMQHPSEGARVLGLHTTVKDTAVPVAEMRVYSLSSQPIDHEMSKAKMSDRSPDIDNYSEEDEESYSSEQDGSDDPAHSQYLFDEEDDMRKKKHRHKLTSTASITRAHPNIKQKFVALLKRFKVSDEVDFGLEHVSQEHIRDVEEDLDELYDSLEMYNPNDSGPEMEETDSVLSTPKPKLRPFFEGMSQSSSQTEFGSLNSRCSLPRDTLSPQGEQPPSGKMKRSRSRNLDDSETDTLVLTDPEMFLDTTPCITVSVPEQLPRTPMRELRSSKSESHTSMPYTTMPSPRLDGGHTPRQRRGTPMKERRALSKPLSERTNSSDSERSPELSHTPQVPRKAVYDQLNQIFSSDTTLPDSLVLVNTSDWQGQYVSEVLLAQKQPLVCTCCGVEIQAVLTTLLTRIQKFCNCNSSTPPPVKVVVAGGQSYLGAILHFFVTQLANKTSDWLSLIRFLVVPLGERETGSGCHPVAKHLASLDPRYSSVFLDNAWRDLFSRLEPPHSTAPAADGVDVAGRISQYISSVSVTHQLPIAEAMLTCKYKTYDEDSYQKFVPFVGVVKVGLIEPNPAYSGGDSEEAVSVSLAVPSTSPPAHGSPTGMTREAVTPPPSPSLSSGLGSPNMSHGVDTIGLTVDYWVATCSERKKDGERCDKGSKNTLKSAFRSLQVSRLPGGGSTENQPQANTMAMTVVTKEKNKKVSTIFLGKKPKERDVDSKSQVVEGITRLICSTKQQQTSLKVSVDGVEWTDVKFFQLAAQWPTHVKYLPVGLFGYNKTAT, encoded by the exons ATGACAGAAGGTATTTTCTTCCACATCCAAAACACATCCAGTATGTCGGAGAGAGGGGGTATCCCGCGGACTGGGGGCACACCATCTCCACATATGCAGCCGTACAAGACCGTCACGATCGTCCCGAACCGTCCGGTTCAAATGAACCTGTATGCGACCTGGGAAATTGATCGCTCATCTCCAAGCTGTGTGCCCAG GCTCTTCACAGTTACTCTGAAGAAGCTGGTGATGCTTCAGGAGCTGGACAGAGACCTAACCTCTGTTGTCATCGCAGTCAAACTCCAG GGATCAAAGCGCATTTTACGGTCCAATGAAATCCTGTTGTCATCGCCTGGACTTACCGAGACCGATCTTCAGCTAACTTTCTCCTTGCAA TATCCACATTTTCTGAAGCGAGATGCCAACAGACTGCAGATCATGCtgcagaggaggaagaggtacaAGAACCGCACCATTCTGGGCTATAAGACCCTGGCACTGGGCCTTATCAACATGGCAGAG gtgATGCAGCACCCCAGTGAGGGAGCCCGTGTGTTGGGTCTCCACACCACGGTGAAGGACACGGCTGTGCCTGTGGCCGAGATGAGGGTCTACTCGCTCTCCAGCCAGCCCATCGACCACGAGATGTCCAAGGCCAAGATGTCTG ACCGCTCCCCTGACATTGACAACTACtcggaggaagacgaggagagctATTCATCAGAGCAGGACGGAAGTGATGACCCTGCTCACAGCCAG TATCTGTTTGACGAAGAGGATGACATGAGGAAGAAGAAGCACCGACACAAACTCACCTCTACAGCCTCCATCACCAGAGCTCAT CCCAACATCAAGCAGAAGTTTGTGGCCTTGTTGAAGAGGTTTAAGGTGTCTGATGAGGTGGACTTTGGCCTGGAGCACGTGTCCCAGGAGCACATCCGTGATGTGGAGGAGGACCTTGATGAGCTCTATGACAGTCTGGAGATGTACAACCCCAATGACAGCGGGCCAGAGATGGAGGAGACGGACAGCGTCCTCAGCACACCCAAACCCAAACTCAG GCCCTTCTTTGAGGGCATGTCCCAGTCCAGCTCGCAGACCGAGTTTGGCAGTCTGAACAGCAGGTGCAGTCTGCCCAGAGACACCCTGAGCCCA CAAGGTGAGCAGCCCCCGTCAGGCAAGATGAAACGCTCTCGCTCCCGCAACTTGGACGACTCTGAGACAGACACCCTG GTGCTGACTGATCCGGAGATGTTTCTGGACACTACCCCCTGCATCACTGTCTCTGTCCCAGAGCAGCTACCCAGGACCCCAATGAGGGAACTGAGGAGCAGCAAGAGTGAGAGCCACACCAGCATGCCCTACACCACCATGCCCTCCCCCAG GTTGGATGGCGGGCACACACCCAGGCAGAGACGTGGGACACCAATGAAGGAGAGGCGAGCGCTGTCCAAGCCACTAAGCGAACGTACCAACAGCTCTGACAGTGAAAGGTCACCGGAGCTCAGCCACACCCCACAG GTGCCCAGGAAGGCTGTGTATGACCAGCTGAATCAGATCTTCTCCTCAGACACTACCCTCCCGGACAGCCTGGTCCTGGTCAACACCAGTGATTGGCAGGGACAG TATGTGTCCGAGGTGCTGCTGGCTCAAAAACAGCCGTTAGTGTGTACCTGCTGTGGGGTGGAGATTCaggctgtcctcaccacccttCTCACGCGCATCCAAAAGTT CTGTAACTGTAACTCGTCCACGCCGCCGCCCGTCAAGGTGGTGGTGGCAGGGGGACAGAGCTACCTGGGGGCCATCCTGCACTTCTTTGTCACTCAGCTGGCCAACAAAACATCTGATTGGCTCAGCCTAATCCGCTTCCTGGTGGTCcccctgggtgagagagagaccggTTCAG GCTGTCACCCTGTCGCTAAGCACCTAGCCTCCCTGGACCCTCGCTACAGCTCTGTGTTCCTGGACAATGCCTGGAGAGACCTGTTCAGTCGCCTGGAGCCCCCTCACTCCA CGGCTCCAGCTGCAGACGGCGTGGACGTGGCTGGGAGGATCAGCCAGTACATCAGCAGTGTCTCTGTCACACACCAGTTGCCTATCGCTGAGGCCATGCTCACCTGCAAGTACAAGAC ATATGACGAAGACTCTTACCAGAAATTTGTTCCCTTTGTTGGG GTGGTGAAAGTAGGGCTGATTGAACCGAATCCGGCGTATTCAG GTGGAGACTCTGAGGAGGCTGTTAGTGTTAGCTTGGCTGttccctccacctccccacccGCCCATGGATCTCCCACCGGGATGACCAGAGAGGCTGTCACCCcacctccgtctccctccctgagTAGCGGTCTGGG gagCCCTAATATGTCCCATGGGGTGGACACCATTGGGCTGACGGTGGATTATTGGGTAGCGACATGCTCAGAGCGGAAGAAGGACGGGGAGCGGTGTGACAAGGGCTCCAAGAACACCCTGAAGAGTGCCTTCCGTTCCCTGCAGGTCAGCAGGCTGCCAGGAGGGGGCTCCACTGAGAACCAGCCCCAGGCCAACACCATGGCTATGACTGTGGTCACCAAGGAGAAGAACAAGAAAG TCTCCACCATATTCCTGGGGAAGAAGCCCAAAGAGAGGGATGTGGACTCTAAAAGCCAGGTGGTTGAGGGCATCACCAGACTCATCTGTTCTACCAAGCAGCAGCAGACCAGCCTAAAAG
- the LOC124006243 gene encoding phosphofurin acidic cluster sorting protein 1-like isoform X2 has product MTEGIFFHIQNTSSMSERGGIPRTGGTPSPHMQPYKTVTIVPNRPVQMNLYATWEIDRSSPSCVPRLFTVTLKKLVMLQELDRDLTSVVIAVKLQGSKRILRSNEILLSSPGLTETDLQLTFSLQYPHFLKRDANRLQIMLQRRKRYKNRTILGYKTLALGLINMAEVMQHPSEGARVLGLHTTVKDTAVPVAEMRVYSLSSQPIDHEMSKAKMSDRSPDIDNYSEEDEESYSSEQDGSDDPAHSQYLFDEEDDMRKKKHRHKLTSTASITRAHPNIKQKFVALLKRFKVSDEVDFGLEHVSQEHIRDVEEDLDELYDSLEMYNPNDSGPEMEETDSVLSTPKPKLRPFFEGMSQSSSQTEFGSLNSRCSLPRDTLSPQGEQPPSGKMKRSRSRNLDDSETDTLVLTDPEMFLDTTPCITVSVPEQLPRTPMRELRSSKSESHTSMPYTTMPSPRLDGGHTPRQRRGTPMKERRALSKPLSERTNSSDSERSPELSHTPQVPRKAVYDQLNQIFSSDTTLPDSLVLVNTSDWQGQYVSEVLLAQKQPLVCTCCGVEIQAVLTTLLTRIQKFCNCNSSTPPPVKVVVAGGQSYLGAILHFFVTQLANKTSDWLSLIRFLVVPLGCHPVAKHLASLDPRYSSVFLDNAWRDLFSRLEPPHSTAPAADGVDVAGRISQYISSVSVTHQLPIAEAMLTCKYKTYDEDSYQKFVPFVGVVKVGLIEPNPAYSGGDSEEAVSVSLAVPSTSPPAHGSPTGMTREAVTPPPSPSLSSGLGSPNMSHGVDTIGLTVDYWVATCSERKKDGERCDKGSKNTLKSAFRSLQVSRLPGGGSTENQPQANTMAMTVVTKEKNKKVSTIFLGKKPKERDVDSKSQVVEGITRLICSTKQQQTSLKVSVDGVEWTDVKFFQLAAQWPTHVKYLPVGLFGYNKTAT; this is encoded by the exons ATGACAGAAGGTATTTTCTTCCACATCCAAAACACATCCAGTATGTCGGAGAGAGGGGGTATCCCGCGGACTGGGGGCACACCATCTCCACATATGCAGCCGTACAAGACCGTCACGATCGTCCCGAACCGTCCGGTTCAAATGAACCTGTATGCGACCTGGGAAATTGATCGCTCATCTCCAAGCTGTGTGCCCAG GCTCTTCACAGTTACTCTGAAGAAGCTGGTGATGCTTCAGGAGCTGGACAGAGACCTAACCTCTGTTGTCATCGCAGTCAAACTCCAG GGATCAAAGCGCATTTTACGGTCCAATGAAATCCTGTTGTCATCGCCTGGACTTACCGAGACCGATCTTCAGCTAACTTTCTCCTTGCAA TATCCACATTTTCTGAAGCGAGATGCCAACAGACTGCAGATCATGCtgcagaggaggaagaggtacaAGAACCGCACCATTCTGGGCTATAAGACCCTGGCACTGGGCCTTATCAACATGGCAGAG gtgATGCAGCACCCCAGTGAGGGAGCCCGTGTGTTGGGTCTCCACACCACGGTGAAGGACACGGCTGTGCCTGTGGCCGAGATGAGGGTCTACTCGCTCTCCAGCCAGCCCATCGACCACGAGATGTCCAAGGCCAAGATGTCTG ACCGCTCCCCTGACATTGACAACTACtcggaggaagacgaggagagctATTCATCAGAGCAGGACGGAAGTGATGACCCTGCTCACAGCCAG TATCTGTTTGACGAAGAGGATGACATGAGGAAGAAGAAGCACCGACACAAACTCACCTCTACAGCCTCCATCACCAGAGCTCAT CCCAACATCAAGCAGAAGTTTGTGGCCTTGTTGAAGAGGTTTAAGGTGTCTGATGAGGTGGACTTTGGCCTGGAGCACGTGTCCCAGGAGCACATCCGTGATGTGGAGGAGGACCTTGATGAGCTCTATGACAGTCTGGAGATGTACAACCCCAATGACAGCGGGCCAGAGATGGAGGAGACGGACAGCGTCCTCAGCACACCCAAACCCAAACTCAG GCCCTTCTTTGAGGGCATGTCCCAGTCCAGCTCGCAGACCGAGTTTGGCAGTCTGAACAGCAGGTGCAGTCTGCCCAGAGACACCCTGAGCCCA CAAGGTGAGCAGCCCCCGTCAGGCAAGATGAAACGCTCTCGCTCCCGCAACTTGGACGACTCTGAGACAGACACCCTG GTGCTGACTGATCCGGAGATGTTTCTGGACACTACCCCCTGCATCACTGTCTCTGTCCCAGAGCAGCTACCCAGGACCCCAATGAGGGAACTGAGGAGCAGCAAGAGTGAGAGCCACACCAGCATGCCCTACACCACCATGCCCTCCCCCAG GTTGGATGGCGGGCACACACCCAGGCAGAGACGTGGGACACCAATGAAGGAGAGGCGAGCGCTGTCCAAGCCACTAAGCGAACGTACCAACAGCTCTGACAGTGAAAGGTCACCGGAGCTCAGCCACACCCCACAG GTGCCCAGGAAGGCTGTGTATGACCAGCTGAATCAGATCTTCTCCTCAGACACTACCCTCCCGGACAGCCTGGTCCTGGTCAACACCAGTGATTGGCAGGGACAG TATGTGTCCGAGGTGCTGCTGGCTCAAAAACAGCCGTTAGTGTGTACCTGCTGTGGGGTGGAGATTCaggctgtcctcaccacccttCTCACGCGCATCCAAAAGTT CTGTAACTGTAACTCGTCCACGCCGCCGCCCGTCAAGGTGGTGGTGGCAGGGGGACAGAGCTACCTGGGGGCCATCCTGCACTTCTTTGTCACTCAGCTGGCCAACAAAACATCTGATTGGCTCAGCCTAATCCGCTTCCTGGTGGTCcccctgg GCTGTCACCCTGTCGCTAAGCACCTAGCCTCCCTGGACCCTCGCTACAGCTCTGTGTTCCTGGACAATGCCTGGAGAGACCTGTTCAGTCGCCTGGAGCCCCCTCACTCCA CGGCTCCAGCTGCAGACGGCGTGGACGTGGCTGGGAGGATCAGCCAGTACATCAGCAGTGTCTCTGTCACACACCAGTTGCCTATCGCTGAGGCCATGCTCACCTGCAAGTACAAGAC ATATGACGAAGACTCTTACCAGAAATTTGTTCCCTTTGTTGGG GTGGTGAAAGTAGGGCTGATTGAACCGAATCCGGCGTATTCAG GTGGAGACTCTGAGGAGGCTGTTAGTGTTAGCTTGGCTGttccctccacctccccacccGCCCATGGATCTCCCACCGGGATGACCAGAGAGGCTGTCACCCcacctccgtctccctccctgagTAGCGGTCTGGG gagCCCTAATATGTCCCATGGGGTGGACACCATTGGGCTGACGGTGGATTATTGGGTAGCGACATGCTCAGAGCGGAAGAAGGACGGGGAGCGGTGTGACAAGGGCTCCAAGAACACCCTGAAGAGTGCCTTCCGTTCCCTGCAGGTCAGCAGGCTGCCAGGAGGGGGCTCCACTGAGAACCAGCCCCAGGCCAACACCATGGCTATGACTGTGGTCACCAAGGAGAAGAACAAGAAAG TCTCCACCATATTCCTGGGGAAGAAGCCCAAAGAGAGGGATGTGGACTCTAAAAGCCAGGTGGTTGAGGGCATCACCAGACTCATCTGTTCTACCAAGCAGCAGCAGACCAGCCTAAAAG